From one Flavobacterium kingsejongi genomic stretch:
- a CDS encoding DUF6252 family protein yields the protein MKKINVLPVLVLFLTLLGFNSCDNESLDPAIVVGGEVNPNPNPTGGILQVDFDNQTYVSSTTQVYISAGTIQVLATNSQGTVGFIVSGTTVGTYNGDDILFGYTPTGAENSYTNVGSTAPAVLTITAINTTNKTISGTFNFTGGLGLDAAESKVFTNGVFTNLPYVSENPTGDTFFAKVDGTEFVDDDIFVVVSEVNGASQISIQAINADDNTLAVNLDQNITVGTYAITGTNVATDKARGRYEVGETTNFANSGTVTITEKTALRVKGTFSFNVGPFSGGTTTHTITEGAFDVQYGE from the coding sequence ATGAAAAAAATAAATGTATTACCGGTACTTGTACTATTTTTGACCCTTTTAGGGTTTAATTCCTGCGATAACGAGAGTTTGGATCCTGCTATAGTGGTAGGTGGAGAAGTAAATCCGAATCCAAATCCAACGGGTGGTATTCTGCAGGTAGATTTTGATAACCAAACCTATGTTTCCAGTACAACCCAGGTATACATAAGCGCAGGAACAATACAGGTATTGGCAACCAATAGCCAGGGAACCGTTGGATTTATTGTGTCAGGAACAACAGTTGGAACCTATAATGGAGATGATATTTTATTTGGTTATACCCCTACAGGTGCTGAGAATAGTTATACCAATGTAGGAAGTACAGCTCCGGCAGTTCTTACCATAACAGCTATTAATACCACAAACAAGACCATTTCCGGAACCTTTAATTTTACCGGTGGATTGGGACTTGATGCTGCTGAATCCAAAGTTTTTACGAATGGGGTTTTTACGAATCTTCCTTATGTATCCGAAAATCCTACGGGTGATACTTTTTTTGCAAAAGTAGACGGAACCGAATTTGTAGATGATGATATTTTTGTAGTAGTTTCAGAAGTAAACGGTGCAAGTCAAATTAGTATCCAGGCTATTAATGCTGACGATAACACATTAGCAGTGAATTTAGATCAAAATATTACTGTTGGGACTTATGCTATTACAGGAACTAATGTGGCTACTGATAAGGCGAGAGGACGTTATGAAGTAGGGGAGACGACTAATTTTGCTAATTCAGGCACAGTGACAATTACAGAAAAAACGGCATTGCGCGTTAAAGGAACATTCAGTTTTAATGTAGGGCCTTTCTCGGGAGGAACCACAACCCATACTATTACTGAAGGCGCTTTTGATGTACAGTACGGAGAATAA
- the lon gene encoding endopeptidase La: MSNHKILNIDNLSQHEFDTEAELIPLMTPEDEEEMNNEKLPDDLPILPLRNTVLFPGVVIPITAGRDKSIKLLNDANAAGKVIGVVSQKDEDVEEPTPSDINMVGTVARILRVLKMPDGNTTVILQGKKRFEIDAITSEEPYIKATIKEYAEVRPLEDDVEFNTIIESIKELAIQIIKESPNIPTEATFAIKNIESNSFLINFVSSNMNLSVKEKQDLLMINDLKERALETLRYMNLDLQKLELRNDIQSKVRFDLDQQQREYFLQQQMKTIQEELGGVSHEEEIEELKAKGRTKKWNEKTKTHFDKEVSKMQRMNPQSPDFGIQRNYLELFVELPWNEFSKDNFDLKRAQKILDRDHFGLDDVKKRIIEHLAVLKLRNDMKSPILCLYGPPGVGKTSIGKSVAEALGREYVRISLGGLRDEAEIRGHRKTYIGAMPGRIIQSLKKAKTANPVFVLDEIDKLSQGNNGDPSSALLEVLDPEQNSDFYDNFLEIGFDLSKVMFIATSNSMTTIQPALRDRMEIIDMTGYTIEEKVEIARQHLLPKQLKEHGLTSKDLTVGKKQLEKIVEGYTRESGVRGLEKQIAKTIRYAAKSVAMEEEYNKKLTDEDIIKILGAPRMERDKYENNDAAGVVTGLAWTSVGGDILFIESILSKGKGGLTLTGNLGNVMKESATLAMEYIKANAENLGIDPEVMTKYNVHIHVPEGATPKDGPSAGIAMLTSLVSSFQQRKIKKSLAMTGEITLRGKVLPVGGIKEKILAAKRARIKEIILCQENKRDIDEIKPEYLEGLTFHYVREMSEVLAIAITDQKPKNFKVLD; encoded by the coding sequence ATGTCAAATCACAAAATACTTAATATTGACAATTTGTCACAACACGAATTTGATACTGAGGCTGAATTAATCCCCTTAATGACTCCGGAAGATGAGGAGGAAATGAATAATGAAAAGCTGCCGGACGACTTACCTATATTGCCTTTACGTAATACTGTTTTATTCCCGGGAGTTGTAATTCCAATTACTGCCGGACGCGATAAATCGATTAAATTGCTAAATGATGCCAATGCGGCAGGAAAAGTCATTGGGGTGGTTTCCCAGAAAGATGAAGATGTAGAGGAACCAACACCTTCAGATATTAATATGGTGGGAACGGTAGCCCGTATCTTACGCGTATTAAAAATGCCTGATGGAAATACAACAGTAATCCTGCAGGGAAAAAAACGTTTTGAAATTGATGCCATTACGTCAGAAGAACCGTATATCAAAGCCACTATTAAAGAATATGCCGAAGTACGCCCGTTGGAGGATGACGTAGAATTTAATACGATTATTGAATCGATTAAAGAACTGGCAATACAAATTATTAAAGAGAGCCCAAATATTCCTACTGAAGCGACTTTTGCCATTAAAAATATCGAAAGTAATTCTTTCCTGATCAATTTTGTGTCTTCGAATATGAATTTGTCTGTGAAGGAAAAACAGGACTTATTAATGATTAATGATCTGAAGGAACGAGCGCTGGAAACATTGCGCTACATGAATTTAGATTTACAGAAACTGGAACTTCGCAATGATATTCAGTCAAAAGTACGTTTTGACCTGGACCAGCAGCAACGGGAGTATTTCCTGCAGCAGCAGATGAAAACCATTCAGGAAGAACTGGGTGGTGTCTCTCATGAAGAAGAAATCGAAGAGCTGAAAGCAAAAGGAAGAACTAAAAAATGGAATGAAAAGACCAAAACGCATTTCGATAAAGAAGTATCGAAAATGCAGCGTATGAATCCGCAGTCTCCAGATTTTGGAATCCAGCGGAATTATCTGGAACTTTTTGTGGAATTACCATGGAATGAATTTTCAAAAGATAATTTTGACCTGAAAAGGGCTCAGAAAATATTAGACCGTGATCATTTCGGACTGGATGATGTGAAGAAAAGAATTATTGAGCATCTTGCCGTACTGAAACTGAGAAACGACATGAAATCGCCGATCCTCTGTTTATACGGACCTCCGGGTGTCGGGAAAACGTCTATCGGTAAATCGGTGGCGGAAGCATTGGGACGTGAGTATGTTCGTATTTCATTGGGAGGGCTTCGTGATGAAGCGGAAATCCGTGGCCATCGTAAAACGTATATTGGCGCAATGCCAGGGCGTATTATCCAAAGCCTGAAAAAAGCAAAAACAGCAAATCCTGTTTTTGTACTGGATGAGATTGATAAATTGTCACAAGGTAATAATGGAGATCCGTCTTCTGCTTTATTAGAAGTATTGGATCCGGAGCAGAATAGTGATTTTTATGACAACTTCCTTGAAATTGGTTTTGACCTTTCGAAAGTGATGTTTATAGCGACTTCAAATAGTATGACTACGATACAGCCTGCACTTCGGGATCGTATGGAAATCATTGATATGACGGGTTATACTATTGAGGAAAAAGTGGAAATAGCACGTCAGCACCTGTTGCCGAAACAATTGAAAGAACACGGACTGACCAGTAAAGACCTTACTGTTGGAAAAAAACAACTGGAAAAAATCGTTGAAGGGTATACCCGTGAATCCGGCGTAAGAGGGCTGGAAAAGCAAATTGCAAAAACCATACGTTATGCTGCGAAATCAGTAGCGATGGAAGAGGAATACAATAAGAAACTGACAGACGAGGATATTATCAAAATTTTGGGCGCTCCAAGAATGGAACGCGACAAATATGAAAATAATGATGCTGCCGGTGTAGTAACCGGGCTTGCCTGGACGAGTGTTGGTGGGGATATTTTGTTTATTGAGTCGATATTGTCCAAAGGAAAAGGAGGACTGACGTTAACAGGGAATCTTGGGAACGTGATGAAAGAATCAGCAACCTTAGCGATGGAATACATTAAGGCAAATGCCGAAAATTTGGGTATTGATCCGGAAGTTATGACCAAATACAATGTTCATATCCACGTGCCTGAAGGAGCTACTCCTAAAGATGGGCCAAGTGCCGGTATCGCAATGCTTACCTCTTTGGTATCTTCTTTCCAACAGCGTAAAATCAAGAAAAGCCTGGCCATGACGGGGGAAATCACCTTACGCGGAAAGGTATTGCCTGTGGGTGGAATCAAAGAAAAAATCCTGGCTGCTAAAAGAGCCCGGATTAAAGAAATCATATTGTGCCAGGAAAATAAAAGGGATATAGATGAAATCAAACCTGAATACCTGGAAGGATTGACATTTCATTATGTCCGGGAAATGAGTGAGGTTCTTGCTATTGCCATTACCGATCAAAAACCAAAGAATTTTAAAGTACTGGATTAA
- the porQ gene encoding type IX secretion system protein PorQ encodes MLKKILVFFFFFCCALSFGQIGGKYTYQFLNLVTSPRQAALGGKTVTIYDYDVNQAIFNPATINPEMDNHLSVNYGNYYGEVQYGTAAYAYTWDRHVNTLHIGVNYVNYGKFEGRDENGALTAEFTGSEIALSFGYAYNIPWSDIYIGANAKLISSTLESYNSVGGALDIGGLYIDQDNDINIGLSIRNIGTQFSTYAGLQEKLPLEIVAGISQEMENVPLRWHLTLENLQQWKLGFSNPARAQQIIDGDPQEEKVSFLNNALRHVIIGAELFPKKSFNIRMGYNFRRGEELRIDEQRNFSGVSLGFGLRFNNIKFDYSYSRYTAAANTSLFGLMINLQ; translated from the coding sequence ATGTTAAAAAAAATACTGGTATTCTTCTTTTTTTTCTGCTGCGCCCTGTCTTTTGGCCAAATTGGAGGAAAGTATACTTATCAGTTTTTGAATTTAGTCACATCACCGCGCCAGGCCGCTTTGGGTGGAAAAACGGTGACTATTTATGACTATGATGTCAACCAGGCGATTTTTAATCCTGCAACGATCAATCCTGAAATGGACAATCACCTCTCGGTCAATTACGGTAATTATTATGGGGAAGTGCAATATGGTACTGCCGCCTATGCGTATACCTGGGACCGTCATGTGAATACATTACATATAGGGGTTAATTATGTGAATTACGGGAAGTTTGAAGGTCGGGATGAAAATGGGGCTTTGACTGCAGAATTTACCGGAAGTGAAATTGCCTTGTCCTTTGGTTATGCTTATAATATTCCATGGAGCGATATTTATATTGGTGCTAATGCCAAACTGATTTCGTCTACATTAGAAAGCTATAATTCTGTTGGTGGTGCCTTAGATATCGGTGGGCTTTATATAGATCAGGATAATGATATTAATATTGGGCTTTCTATCCGGAATATAGGGACGCAGTTTTCTACTTATGCCGGATTACAGGAAAAGTTACCCCTGGAGATTGTCGCCGGGATTTCACAGGAAATGGAAAATGTACCGTTACGCTGGCACCTGACTCTGGAGAACCTGCAGCAATGGAAGCTGGGTTTTTCCAATCCGGCTCGGGCACAACAAATCATTGATGGAGATCCACAAGAGGAAAAAGTATCGTTTTTGAACAATGCACTGCGCCACGTAATAATTGGTGCGGAATTGTTCCCGAAAAAAAGTTTTAATATTCGTATGGGGTATAATTTTAGAAGAGGCGAGGAGTTGCGGATCGATGAGCAACGGAATTTTTCCGGGGTATCTTTGGGGTTTGGCCTTCGTTTCAATAATATAAAATTTGATTATTCCTATTCACGCTATACAGCTGCTGCAAACACGAGTTTGTTTGGCTTAATGATTAACCTTCAATAA
- the cmk gene encoding (d)CMP kinase: protein MERKITIAIDGFSSTGKSTVAKELARYLGYIYVDTGAMYRAVSLYALQQKIIGKDHFEVARLIEELPNITLQFQYNEKLGFAEMHLNGVNVEKEIRTLEVSGYVSRVAEISEVRAKLVQQQQEMGKNKGIVMDGRDIGTVVFPDAELKLFMTASPATRAQRRFDELTAKGDAVHYDEVLENVIQRDHIDTNRKDSPLVKAEDAIEIDNSYLTREEQFDAVLELVSEFTKTI from the coding sequence TTGGAAAGAAAAATTACCATTGCTATTGACGGCTTTTCCTCAACCGGGAAAAGCACTGTTGCAAAAGAACTGGCCCGTTACCTGGGTTATATTTACGTAGATACGGGAGCGATGTACCGCGCTGTTTCGCTGTATGCCTTACAGCAAAAGATTATAGGGAAAGACCATTTTGAAGTAGCAAGGCTAATTGAGGAATTGCCTAATATTACGCTGCAATTCCAATACAATGAAAAGCTGGGTTTTGCTGAGATGCACCTGAATGGTGTTAATGTTGAAAAAGAAATCCGCACTTTGGAAGTTTCAGGGTACGTAAGCCGTGTAGCTGAAATATCAGAAGTACGGGCGAAATTGGTACAGCAACAGCAGGAAATGGGTAAGAATAAAGGAATTGTAATGGACGGTCGTGATATTGGTACCGTGGTTTTTCCCGATGCCGAACTGAAATTATTCATGACTGCCAGCCCTGCAACCCGAGCGCAACGCCGTTTTGACGAGCTGACCGCAAAAGGGGATGCTGTGCACTATGATGAGGTTCTGGAAAATGTAATTCAGCGGGATCATATTGATACCAACCGAAAAGATTCCCCATTGGTAAAAGCGGAAGATGCAATTGAGATCGATAATTCCTACCTCACAAGAGAGGAGCAGTTCGATGCCGTGCTTGAATTGGTGTCTGAATTTACTAAAACGATTTAA
- a CDS encoding nucleoside permease: MGIKNRLISMSFLQFFVWGAWLITIANYWFGTKNWDGTQFGLLFGTMGIASLFMPTLTGIIADRWVNAEKLYGILHILYAGVLFYLPQVTTPTTFIYIMLLAMCFYMPTISLSNSISYTALKLNNKDVIKDFPPIRVFGTIGFIVAMWITNLTGNKATEYQFYIAGIAALILGLYAFTLPACKPQRLTEKDASLMDTLGLGAFKLFANYRMALFFIFSMFLGGALQLTNAYGDVFLDEFKHFPKYANSFVIEYSTIIMSISQISETLFILAIPFFLKRFGIKQVMLISMLAWVLRFGLFAYGDPIDGLWMILMSCVVYGMAFDFFNISGSLFVETNTDAKNRSSAQGMFMMMTNGFGAIFGSLTSGWAIDRFFTKSFTSTTELSTFLDTTPANSQMSDFVSGQGITISPEGVFSNPLMMKDWHNIWLSFAIYALIIAVAFAIMFRHKHNPNEVTTIIH, translated from the coding sequence ATGGGAATTAAAAATAGATTGATCTCAATGAGCTTTCTCCAGTTTTTTGTATGGGGAGCCTGGCTTATCACCATAGCAAATTATTGGTTTGGTACTAAAAATTGGGATGGAACCCAATTCGGACTCCTTTTCGGAACTATGGGAATTGCCTCTTTGTTCATGCCGACATTAACCGGAATTATTGCTGACCGTTGGGTAAATGCCGAAAAACTCTATGGGATACTCCATATTTTATATGCTGGAGTTTTGTTTTACCTGCCACAGGTCACCACTCCAACGACCTTTATTTACATCATGTTACTGGCCATGTGTTTTTACATGCCTACAATTTCGTTAAGCAATTCCATTTCTTATACCGCATTAAAACTGAATAATAAAGACGTGATAAAGGATTTTCCTCCCATTCGCGTTTTTGGGACTATAGGATTTATCGTTGCCATGTGGATCACCAATCTTACAGGAAATAAAGCAACAGAATACCAGTTCTATATTGCAGGTATTGCAGCGCTAATTCTTGGCTTGTATGCTTTCACGCTACCAGCTTGTAAACCGCAAAGGCTTACTGAAAAAGATGCGTCGCTAATGGATACTTTAGGTTTAGGGGCATTCAAGTTGTTTGCCAACTACAGAATGGCTTTGTTTTTTATATTTTCGATGTTTTTGGGCGGTGCTTTGCAGCTTACGAATGCTTATGGAGATGTCTTCCTGGATGAATTCAAGCATTTTCCAAAATATGCCAATTCCTTTGTGATTGAATACTCTACCATTATCATGTCGATTTCACAGATTTCCGAAACCTTATTTATATTAGCAATTCCTTTTTTCCTGAAACGTTTCGGGATCAAACAGGTAATGCTTATTAGTATGTTGGCCTGGGTATTGCGCTTTGGCCTGTTTGCTTATGGGGATCCTATCGATGGCTTATGGATGATTTTGATGTCTTGTGTAGTATATGGAATGGCATTTGATTTCTTTAATATTTCAGGATCACTGTTTGTGGAAACCAATACGGATGCAAAAAATCGTTCTTCTGCACAGGGAATGTTCATGATGATGACCAATGGTTTTGGGGCTATTTTTGGAAGTTTGACTTCCGGATGGGCGATTGACCGTTTTTTTACCAAAAGCTTTACCTCTACTACAGAATTATCTACGTTCCTGGATACAACACCTGCCAATTCACAAATGTCTGATTTTGTTTCGGGTCAAGGGATCACTATCTCACCAGAAGGTGTTTTTAGTAATCCGTTGATGATGAAAGACTGGCATAATATCTGGTTGTCTTTTGCGATCTATGCTTTGATTATTGCTGTGGCTTTTGCTATTATGTTCCGTCACAAGCACAATCCAAATGAGGTGACAACTATAATCCATTAA
- the rpsA gene encoding 30S ribosomal protein S1, with amino-acid sequence MSEQTKTQEDFLNEFNWHNFEEGIDAVDEKNLREFEELVDKTFISTDQEEVVDGIVVRITDRDAIVDINAKSEGVISLNEFRYNPNLKVGDKVEVLIDVREDKTGQLVLSHRKARTIKAWDRVISANETGEIVNGFVKCRTKGGMIVDVFGIEAFLPGSQIDVKPIRDYDQYVNKTMEFKVVKINHEFKNVVVSHKALIEADIEVQKKEIIGQLQKGQVLEGVVKNITSYGVFIDLGGVDGLIHITDLSWSRINHPSEVLELDQKLNVVILDFDDEKTRIQLGLKQLNAHPWDALSADLKVGDKVKGKVVVIADYGAFIEVADGVEGLIHVSEMSWSTHLRSAQDFVKVGDEVEAVILTLDREDRKMSLGIKQMTQDPWTDITSKYPVGSKHTGIVRNFTNFGIFVELEEGIDGLIYISDLSWTKKIKHPSEFVNVGEKLDVIVLELDVDGRKLSLGHKQTTANPWDKYEDSFAVGTIHNGEISEIVDKGATVEFGDDIVAFIPTRHLEKEDGKKLKKGDVADFKVIEFNKEFKRVVASHTAIFREEEEKNVKTATENNNSSSNNASASTLGDNNDILAELKAKMEKGEK; translated from the coding sequence ATGTCTGAACAAACAAAAACACAAGAAGATTTTTTAAATGAGTTTAACTGGCATAACTTCGAAGAAGGTATCGATGCAGTAGATGAAAAAAATCTTAGAGAATTCGAAGAATTAGTTGATAAAACTTTCATTTCTACAGATCAGGAAGAAGTTGTTGATGGTATTGTTGTTAGAATTACTGACAGAGATGCTATCGTTGATATCAACGCTAAATCTGAAGGTGTTATCTCACTTAACGAATTCCGTTACAATCCAAACTTAAAAGTAGGTGACAAAGTAGAAGTATTAATTGATGTTCGTGAGGACAAAACAGGTCAATTGGTATTATCTCACAGAAAAGCACGTACTATCAAAGCTTGGGACAGAGTTATTTCTGCTAACGAAACAGGAGAAATCGTTAATGGTTTTGTAAAATGCAGAACTAAAGGAGGTATGATCGTTGACGTATTCGGTATTGAAGCTTTCTTACCAGGATCTCAAATTGACGTTAAACCTATTAGAGATTACGACCAATACGTGAATAAAACAATGGAATTTAAAGTTGTGAAAATCAACCACGAATTCAAAAACGTTGTAGTATCTCACAAAGCGCTTATTGAAGCGGATATTGAAGTACAGAAAAAAGAGATTATCGGACAATTACAAAAAGGTCAGGTGTTAGAAGGTGTTGTTAAAAACATTACTTCTTACGGTGTATTTATTGACCTTGGAGGTGTTGACGGTTTGATCCACATTACTGACCTTTCTTGGAGCCGTATCAACCACCCAAGTGAAGTTCTTGAATTAGATCAGAAACTGAACGTGGTAATCCTTGATTTCGATGATGAGAAAACAAGAATCCAATTAGGTCTGAAACAATTAAACGCTCACCCATGGGATGCACTTAGTGCAGACCTTAAAGTAGGTGATAAAGTTAAAGGTAAAGTTGTAGTTATCGCTGATTACGGTGCATTTATCGAAGTTGCTGACGGAGTTGAAGGTTTGATCCACGTTTCTGAAATGTCATGGTCTACTCACTTACGTTCTGCTCAGGATTTCGTAAAAGTTGGAGATGAAGTAGAAGCTGTAATCCTTACATTGGACAGAGAAGACCGTAAAATGTCTTTAGGTATCAAACAAATGACTCAAGATCCATGGACTGATATCACTTCTAAATACCCAGTAGGTTCTAAACATACAGGTATCGTTAGAAACTTTACAAACTTTGGAATTTTCGTAGAATTAGAAGAAGGTATCGACGGATTGATCTACATCTCTGACTTATCTTGGACTAAGAAAATCAAACACCCATCTGAATTCGTAAACGTTGGTGAAAAACTTGACGTTATCGTATTGGAACTGGATGTTGACGGACGTAAATTATCATTAGGGCACAAACAGACTACTGCTAACCCTTGGGATAAATATGAGGATTCATTCGCTGTTGGAACAATCCACAACGGAGAAATCTCTGAAATCGTTGACAAAGGTGCTACTGTAGAATTCGGTGATGATATCGTTGCTTTCATTCCAACCCGTCACCTTGAAAAAGAAGATGGTAAAAAATTGAAAAAAGGCGATGTTGCTGATTTCAAAGTAATTGAATTCAATAAAGAATTCAAAAGAGTAGTGGCTTCTCATACTGCTATCTTCCGTGAAGAAGAAGAGAAAAATGTGAAAACTGCTACAGAGAATAACAATTCTTCTTCTAACAATGCTTCTGCATCTACTTTAGGAGATAACAATGATATTCTTGCTGAATTAAAAGCTAAAATGGAAAAAGGAGAGAAATAA